Proteins from a single region of Apium graveolens cultivar Ventura chromosome 7, ASM990537v1, whole genome shotgun sequence:
- the LOC141672377 gene encoding uncharacterized protein LOC141672377 isoform X1, translating into MVAMNIVRVVLQALAWARSLQEMCVQDAAQISKLTQELEEAQSEVNLEKINQEMAERLVEKFKQEYIAELKSTGEKTCLKRKTEETNRFNDALSNAEVDGYNKCVKKAKEKGLRYKKLLLDPTNDPLKQSAREFTSTTEKLNNLDDVPESTATVPTPNAISPA; encoded by the exons ATGGTGGCTATGAATATAGTTCGG GTTGTTTTGCAGGCGTTAGCTTGGGCTCGGAGTCTCCAGGAAATGTGTGTACAGGATGCTGCCCAAATATCGAAGTTGACTCAAGAACTGGAGGAAGCACAAAGCGAGGTTAACTTGGAAAAGATAAATCAGGAGATGGCCGAGAGATTAGTTGAAAAATTCAAACAAGAGTACATTGCAGAGTTGAAATCTACTGGTGAAAAAACTTGCTTAAAAAGGAAAACTGAAGAGACAAATAGGTTTAACGATGCTCTTTCAAATGCAGAGGTTGATGGCTACAATAAGTGTGTGAAGAAGGCCAAAGAGAAGGGCTTGAGATATAAGAAGCTTTTGCTGGATCCTACCAATGACCCCCTTAAACAATCAGCAAGAGAATTCACTAGTACCACTGAAAAGCTTAATAATTTGGATGATGTTCCTGAATCTACTGCCACTGTCCCAACTCCTAATGCCATATCTCCTGCTTAA
- the LOC141672377 gene encoding uncharacterized protein LOC141672377 isoform X2 yields MVAMNIVRALAWARSLQEMCVQDAAQISKLTQELEEAQSEVNLEKINQEMAERLVEKFKQEYIAELKSTGEKTCLKRKTEETNRFNDALSNAEVDGYNKCVKKAKEKGLRYKKLLLDPTNDPLKQSAREFTSTTEKLNNLDDVPESTATVPTPNAISPA; encoded by the exons ATGGTGGCTATGAATATAGTTCGG GCGTTAGCTTGGGCTCGGAGTCTCCAGGAAATGTGTGTACAGGATGCTGCCCAAATATCGAAGTTGACTCAAGAACTGGAGGAAGCACAAAGCGAGGTTAACTTGGAAAAGATAAATCAGGAGATGGCCGAGAGATTAGTTGAAAAATTCAAACAAGAGTACATTGCAGAGTTGAAATCTACTGGTGAAAAAACTTGCTTAAAAAGGAAAACTGAAGAGACAAATAGGTTTAACGATGCTCTTTCAAATGCAGAGGTTGATGGCTACAATAAGTGTGTGAAGAAGGCCAAAGAGAAGGGCTTGAGATATAAGAAGCTTTTGCTGGATCCTACCAATGACCCCCTTAAACAATCAGCAAGAGAATTCACTAGTACCACTGAAAAGCTTAATAATTTGGATGATGTTCCTGAATCTACTGCCACTGTCCCAACTCCTAATGCCATATCTCCTGCTTAA
- the LOC141670405 gene encoding receptor-like protein 7, producing MGSLSLYTVSILHPLFLLFIFHSRSVVSTKSNPSMQPLCHVEERMALLQFKQGFEISKTAFYAPSAYPKILSWKLQGNTSKDCCSWEGVYCDQQTGHVDSLDLSSSFLYGSIDSESSLFSLNHLRSLNLADNHFNYSLIPSKIASLSRLSRLNLSSSVFSGQIPSEILKLSSLTSLDLSFNVGFSSQENLLKLETRNFRSLVGNLTNLIQLNLSMVNITSMVPASLNNLFFLSSLGLRGCGLYGEIPVGIFLLPNIQVLDVGRNRKLSGHLPENFDSSLKLEELRLDYTDVSGSIPATVSNMTTLTALDLSRNYFSGKVPSLAIMSQLSYLSLAHNNFTNNIPASFANLTSLTYLDLNHNRFSGIVPSWFMNLTRLTHLDLSYNPWKGSVPTSLSQIENLEFLNLFHANLSGIVELDIFLSLKKLTTLKLSQNYFSVVENNITNITLPQFKYLALSGCKMTKFPHFLQFQDELEDLFLDDNRIQGLIPEYIWNRSKESMDSVWLGGNQLTGFEHNPVVLPWTRLRLLALWNKMMEGSLTVPPASTLAYFASGNRMTGEISPLICNVKSLIVLELSDNNFVGKIPSCLGNFSNDLMILDLKRNNFKGSIPEMSSD from the exons ATGGGGTCATTATCTTTGTATACAGTTTCCATACTGCATCCTCTCTTTCTGCTATTCATTTTTCATTCTAGATCAGTAGTTAGCACAAAATCAAATCCTTCTATGCAGCCACTTTGCCATGTAGAGGAGAGAATGGCCTTGTTGCAGTTCAAACAAGGCTTCGAAATCTCGAAAACAGCCTTTTATGCGCCTTCTGCTTATCCTAAGATCCTATCCTGGAAACTCCAAGGAAACACAAGCAAAGATTGCTGCTCGTGGGAAGGAGTGTACTGCGACCAACAAACAGGCCATGTTGATAGTCTTGATCTTAGTAGCAGTTTTCTCTATGGTTCCATCGACTCCGAGAGCAGCCTGTTTAGCCTTAATCACCTCCGCAGCTTAAATCTTGCTGACAACCATTTTAATTACTCCCTGATTCCATCCAAAATAGCTTCTCTTTCGAGACTTTCACGTCTTAATCTCTCATCTTCTGTATTTTCTGGTCAGATTCCTTCAGAAATCTTGAAATTGTCCAGCTTGACCTCTCTTGATCTATCCTTTAATGTAGGTTTCTCATCCCAGGAAAATCTTTTGAAACTCGAGACACGTAATTTTAGAAGCCTTGTTGGAAACTTGACAAACTTGATACAACTTAACCTCAGTATGGTGAACATTACATCTATGGTACCTGCTTCGCTAAACAACTTATTCTTTCTGTCATCTCTCGGGCTCAGAGGGTGTGGTTTATATGGTGAAATTCCGGTTGGCATCTTCCTGCTGCCAAACATACAAGTTCTTGATGTTGGGAGAAACCGTAAACTCAGCGGTCATTTGCCTGAAAATTTTGATTCTAGTCTAAAGCTTGAGGAATTAAGGCTTGACTACACAGATGTGTCCG GTTCTATTCCGGCCACAGTTAGTAACATGACCACACTTACTGCACTGGACTTGAGCAGAAATTATTTTTCAGGCAAGGTTCCATCACTTGCAATCATGTCACAACTCTCTTATCTGTCACTTGCTCACAATAATTTCACTAACAATATACCAGCATCCTTTGCAAATCTTACCAGTCTAACTTATTTAGATCTTAATCATAATAGGTTTTCAGGGATTGTTCCATCTTGGTTTATGAACCTAACTCGTTTAACACATCTTGACCTTTCTTACAATCCGTGGAAGGGATCAGTTCCAACATCATTGTCAcagattgaaaatcttgaatttcTTAATCTTTTTCATGCTAATCTCAGTGGAATTGTGGAATTAGATATATTTCTTAGCTTAAAAAAACTAACTACTCTCAAACTTTCGCAGAACTATTTTTCTGTAGTAGAAAATAACATAACCAATATTACTCTTCCACAATTCAAGTACTTGGCATTAAGTGGATGCAAAATGACGAAGTTTCCACATTTCCTTCAGTTTCAAGATGAGCTAGAGGATCTGTTCCTTGATGATAATCGAATTCAAGGCCTCATACCAGAATATATTTGGAACAGAAGCAAAGAAAGTATGGATTCAGTATGGCTTGGAGGGAACCAACTAACAGGATTTGAGCATAATCCAGTTGTTCTGCCATGGACTCGTTTACGTTTATTAGCCCTTTGGAATAAAATGATGGAAGGTTCACTCACAGTTCCCCCGGCATCAACTCTAGCTTATTTTGCATCAGGAAATAGAATGACAGGGGAAATCTCGCCTTTGATCTGCAATGTGAAATCCCTCATTGTGTTAGAACTGAGTGACAACAACTTCGTTGGCAAGATTCCTTCATGTCTAGGAAACTTCAGCAATGACTTGATGATACTGGATCTGAAAAGGAACAACTTTAAAGGGAGCATACCTGAAATGAGTTCAGACTGA